One stretch of Rathayibacter festucae DSM 15932 DNA includes these proteins:
- a CDS encoding energy-coupling factor transporter transmembrane component T family protein, which produces MEVSPRYLGGDSFLGRRDPRVLILVPVMFVVTASQVRDLRWMAALAVVAFAYYLSARIPFREVRSNWAVVAVFVLVFAGINGLIVGATGSGEPEAGATLFTVPVVGLAITEGAVSYAVNLLLRFLTLVAVGFPLAFAIRPGDLAVAFARLGVPARFAYGIDLTFKFLPSAASNLQETAAAQRLRGYERTQTRNPIRRLREVAPLMVPVTITSFVDAEDTVDALDLRGFGTRKRTWLREIRYTPVDWTVTGAAVLLAVAASTASLSGLMPSAWIP; this is translated from the coding sequence ATGGAGGTCTCGCCTCGATACCTCGGCGGTGACTCCTTCCTCGGCCGCCGGGATCCGCGCGTGCTGATCCTGGTGCCGGTGATGTTCGTCGTCACGGCCAGCCAGGTGCGCGATCTGCGCTGGATGGCGGCGCTCGCCGTGGTCGCCTTCGCGTACTACCTCAGCGCGCGGATCCCGTTCCGCGAGGTGCGCTCGAACTGGGCCGTCGTGGCCGTGTTCGTGCTGGTCTTCGCGGGGATCAACGGGCTCATCGTCGGCGCGACCGGCAGCGGCGAGCCGGAGGCCGGCGCGACGCTGTTCACGGTGCCGGTCGTCGGGCTGGCGATCACGGAGGGGGCGGTGTCGTACGCGGTCAACCTGCTGCTGCGCTTCCTCACGCTGGTCGCGGTCGGCTTCCCGCTCGCGTTCGCCATCCGCCCGGGAGACCTCGCGGTCGCGTTCGCGCGACTCGGGGTGCCGGCGCGCTTCGCCTACGGGATCGACCTCACCTTCAAGTTCCTGCCCAGCGCGGCCTCGAACCTGCAGGAGACGGCCGCGGCCCAGCGGCTGCGCGGCTACGAGCGGACGCAGACCCGCAATCCGATCCGGCGCCTGCGCGAGGTCGCACCGCTGATGGTGCCGGTCACCATCACGTCGTTCGTGGACGCGGAGGACACGGTGGACGCCCTCGATCTGCGCGGCTTCGGGACGCGCAAGCGCACCTGGCTGCGGGAGATCCGCTACACGCCGGTCGACTGGACGGTGACGGGCGCGGCGGTGCTGCTGGCGGTCGCGGCGAGCACGGCGAGTCTCAGCGGACTGATGCCGTCGGCGTGGATCCCGTGA